The nucleotide sequence GCAGGAACCGGCTGCCGGAGTTCGGCCCACGGCGCACCACGAGGAGCGCGGAACCGGACGGCAGGGCCTCCACGGCCGCCAGCGCCTCGGGCGAGAGCGACGGCAGCTGGGTCTGCCCGGTGACCTCGGCGTCGTACGCCTCGAGGCCCGAGATGGAGATCGTCGACGTCGTCTCGGAAGCCCGCTCGGGCGCGACCCCACCCCGCAGCGGCGTGCCGCAGTGCGAGCAGAAACGGCTGTCGGCCGCGTTGCGGTGACCGCACCTCGTACACACCGGCATGGACGCATCCTCCTGCCGCGGCTGCCCCGCCGAGGTCTGTGTCGCGTACGGGTCGGGGGCAAACCCTCCACCCGTACTTGAGGTTGATGGTTCTCCGAAACCTATGCGGGCAGCACCAGCGGGGTCAACAGACGACGCGCCGTACGCGCCCGGAACGTCACCGCCCTGGCCCCCGACCTCATCGCGGAAGAGCGGGCGCTCGCCGCCCTGCTCCTCGCTCTGGGCGTGGCGAGACGCGCGGTGCTTGGCGTTACCGCCGTCCTCGCGTCCGCTCTTGCCGAACAACTTCGCAAAAAAACTCACGGGCGATTCCCCTTGACCGAAACAGACCCGCCCGTGGGGCAGGACGAACCGAGATCCACCAGACCTGCCGACCCGGACACCTTCACAACGTCCGTATCCTCCGGACAGTTTCCACCACGCACCACCGTTGTGGTGCGCCGACCCCCCGCAACGTCATGCCCTTGTCGCGGGACCCCCCTCGTCCCCCTCTCACTGCGAGGACGACTGAGCGTAGTCAGGCCGCTTCGCGGGTCGCAAGGCGTCGACGACGATCTTCGCCGACCGCTCCACCGTGGCCGTGGCCTGCTCCTTCTCCAGGGTCTGCACGACACCGCCGGGAATGTTGAGCGCGGGCTCGAGATCCTCCGGCTTGCCGATGACCTTGAAGACGTACGGAGCGGTCACCTTCGTTCCATCGATCCGCATGTCGTCACCACTACCGGTGAAATAACTGTCCGCGACGACCCGCACACCGTTGACCTGGATCGCCTCGGCGCCGGCCGCGCGCAGCTCCTGGATGGCGTCGAGCAGCATGTCGGACTCCACGGCCCCGCCGGGGTCGCCGACGGTCAGCGTGATGCCCGGCCCCTCGGCCGCGACCGTACCCGCCAGGATCCCGAGCTGCTGCTCCTTCTCCTGGGTCTGCTTGCGCGCCTCCTCGGCCTGGTCCGAGCTGGTCTCCAGCTCGGAGCGCTGCTTCTCCAGCCGGGACTTCTCGTCCTCGAGCCGCTGCGTACGGTCGTCGAGCTCGTCGAGGATCCGCACCAGGTCCTCCTGGCGCGCCCCGCGCAGCGCGCTGTTCTCACTGGTCGACGAGACCTGGATGGCCAGACCGAGACCGAGCACGAACAGCAGCAGCGCGACGACGAGTTGGGCCCGCGTCACCCTCGGCGGCCACAGGGCGGAGGCCAGCCTCCGCCGCCCGCTCTGCTCGGCGGCGGGCGGGGCCGGCGTCACGGGCACCCGCACGTCGTGGTCCGCGGTCCCGGCGTAGACGGACTCGGCGGCCTCGGGCTCCCGCTCGCTCTCGGCGTCCCCGGCATTCCCGCCGGCGCCGGGCACCTGCGGGTCCTGCGGCTCCCGAGGGCCCTGAGGGTCCTGTGGGTTCTTCGGCTCCTGAGGGTTCTCGTTCATCGGCCTCACGCCCGGAAGACATGGCGCCGGATGGCGGCCGCGTTGGAGAAGATCCGGATGCCGAGCACGACGACCACACCGGTCGACAGCTGCGCGCCGACGCCCAGCTTGTCCCCGAGGAAGACGATCAGCGCGGCCACGACCACGTTCGACAGGAACGAGACCACGAAGACCTTGTCCACGAAGATGCCGTCGAGCATGGCCCGCAGGCCGCCGAAGACCGCGTCGAGGGCGGCGACCACGGCGATCGGAAGATAGGGCTCGACCACCGCCGGGACCTCGGGACGGACCAACAGCCCGACCACGACTCCGACGATCAGGCCCAGTACGGCGATCACGATGTGCCCTTCCCTGTGTCGGCCGTGGCCCGCCCGGACGGCGTCGCCGCCCCGGCCCCCCTCGGCTCTGCGGTACGTACGGTCAGGCTGGGCGCGGCCGGCAGGCGTACGTCGCCCTCGACCGTGATCCCGCTCCTGATCCCGAAGTTCTCGACCAACGCGTGCAGATACTGCCCGTCGGCACTGTCCTGGAACGCGGTGCTCAGCCGCTGCCCGTCCCCGATCGCGAGGATGGTGTACGGCGGCACCAGCGGCTTGTTGTCGACCAGTATGGCGTCACCCGCGGCCCGGATCGCGGAGAGCGACGTCAGCCGCTGCCCGTTGATGGCGACGGCCTCGGCCCCCGACTCCCAGAGCCCGTTGATGACCCGCTGCATGTCCCGGTCGCGCACCCGGCCCGTGTCGGAGAAGCCGCTGCTCTCCCGCGGCCCGCCTCCCCCGGAGTCGGTGCCTTTGGCGTCGTTGACGACGAGCTTCACGCCGGGGCCGTGCACCGGCGTCGCGCCCGAGAGCAGCCCCACCAGCTCGGCCTGACCGCCGCCGTGCTCCTGGAGGGCCGCCCGCTGGCGCTCGCCGACCTCGGTCCTGATCCGCTCGACGTCCCGCTCCAGCTGGTCGGCCGTCGACGTCTCCGACTCGATCCGGTCGATCAGCTCCTGCCGCTCCTTGGCGACGACCGGCGCGGAGATCCGCGCCTCGGCCGCCCCCACGGTCACCACGGCGGCCGCGAGCACCAGGCCCGCGGCGACGCCCAGCTTGGCCCGCAGACTGCGGGGCAGCCCGCCGCCCTCCTCGGCGCGACGGGCGGTCGCCTCGGCGTATCCGTCGTCGAGCGCGTGGTCTATCACGTTGTTCAGCAGCGACATGGACGCGTCCGGGCGCGGCGGCGGTGATCCGGTGCTCCGAACGGGGGGCTGCTGCGACATGCCGCACATCGTCGCACGTCGCACGGCCTACCGCCGAATGGCCCCACCGTCCTGCGGGGAGGCGCCCTGGCAGCGCCTCCCCGCACGACGGCCGTCCGGTCAGCTGCCTGCGCTGGCGACCACTTCGGCCCACTCGTCGAGCAGGGCCTGCGCGGAGGCGTCGTCGGGACCCTCGGCCCACAGATGGGTGACGGCTTCGGCGGGGTCCGGCAGCACCATCACCCACCGCCCGTCCGCCTCGACCACCCGCACCCCGTCGGTGGTGTCCACGGACCGGCTGCCCGCCGCCTCCACCACCCGGCGCATGACCAGACCCTTGACGGCCCACGGCGTCGCGATGTCCCTCTTGAGGACGTGCGCCCGCGGAATCCGCGCGTCGATCTGGCTCAGCGTGAGCTGCGTCCGCGCGACGAGGCCGATCAGCCGCACGAAGGCCGCCGCGCCGTCGAAGACGCTGCTGAACTCGGGGAC is from Streptomyces venezuelae ATCC 10712 and encodes:
- a CDS encoding DUF881 domain-containing protein; protein product: MRPMNENPQEPKNPQDPQGPREPQDPQVPGAGGNAGDAESEREPEAAESVYAGTADHDVRVPVTPAPPAAEQSGRRRLASALWPPRVTRAQLVVALLLFVLGLGLAIQVSSTSENSALRGARQEDLVRILDELDDRTQRLEDEKSRLEKQRSELETSSDQAEEARKQTQEKEQQLGILAGTVAAEGPGITLTVGDPGGAVESDMLLDAIQELRAAGAEAIQVNGVRVVADSYFTGSGDDMRIDGTKVTAPYVFKVIGKPEDLEPALNIPGGVVQTLEKEQATATVERSAKIVVDALRPAKRPDYAQSSSQ
- a CDS encoding DUF881 domain-containing protein, coding for MSQQPPVRSTGSPPPRPDASMSLLNNVIDHALDDGYAEATARRAEEGGGLPRSLRAKLGVAAGLVLAAAVVTVGAAEARISAPVVAKERQELIDRIESETSTADQLERDVERIRTEVGERQRAALQEHGGGQAELVGLLSGATPVHGPGVKLVVNDAKGTDSGGGGPRESSGFSDTGRVRDRDMQRVINGLWESGAEAVAINGQRLTSLSAIRAAGDAILVDNKPLVPPYTILAIGDGQRLSTAFQDSADGQYLHALVENFGIRSGITVEGDVRLPAAPSLTVRTAEPRGAGAATPSGRATADTGKGTS
- a CDS encoding FHA domain-containing protein is translated as MSGGYGRCEGVRVGRSGGSRFVLPHGRVCFGQGESPVSFFAKLFGKSGREDGGNAKHRASRHAQSEEQGGERPLFRDEVGGQGGDVPGAYGASSVDPAGAARIGFGEPSTSSTGGGFAPDPYATQTSAGQPRQEDASMPVCTRCGHRNAADSRFCSHCGTPLRGGVAPERASETTSTISISGLEAYDAEVTGQTQLPSLSPEALAAVEALPSGSALLVVRRGPNSGSRFLLDGELTTAGRHPQSDIFLDDFTVSRRHVEFRRGQDGSFTVSDVGSLNGTYVNREPIDSVVLSNGDEVQIGKYRLVFYSSQRGV
- a CDS encoding small basic family protein, which gives rise to MIAVLGLIVGVVVGLLVRPEVPAVVEPYLPIAVVAALDAVFGGLRAMLDGIFVDKVFVVSFLSNVVVAALIVFLGDKLGVGAQLSTGVVVVLGIRIFSNAAAIRRHVFRA